The Mustela erminea isolate mMusErm1 chromosome 18, mMusErm1.Pri, whole genome shotgun sequence genome has a window encoding:
- the USH1G gene encoding Usher syndrome type-1G protein isoform X2 — MIHLFSELNLGNREREQDKPGAMNDQYHRAARDGYLELLKEATRKELNAPDEDGMTPTLWAAYHGNLESLRVIVSRGGDPDKCDIWGNTPLHLAASNGHLHCLSFLVSFGANIWCLDNDYHTPLDMAAMKGHMECVRYLDSIAAKQSSLNPKLVGKLKDKAFREAERRIRECAKMQRKHHERMERRYRRELAERSDALSFSSLTSSTLSRRLQHLALGSQLPYSQATLHGTARGKAKIQRKLERRKQGGEGTFKISEDGRKSVRSLSGLQLGSDVMFVRQGTYANPKEWGRSPLRDMFLSDEDSVSRATLAAEPAHSEVSTDSGHDSLFTRPGLGTMVFRRNYLSSGLHGLGREDAAPDGGGAPRGRLQSSPSLDDDSLGSANSLQDRSCGEELPWDELDLGLDEDLEPETSPLETFLASLHMEDFASLLRQEKIDLEALMLCSDLDLRSISVPLGPRKKILGAVRRRRQALERPPALEDTEL; from the exons ATGATCCATCTTTTCTCCGAGCTGAATTTAGGGAACAGAGAGCGGGAGCAAGATAAG CCAGGCGCCATGAACGACCAGTACCACCGGGCGGCCCGGGACGGCTACCTGGAGCTCCTCAAAGAGGCCACCAGGAAGGAGCTGAACGCCCCCGATGAGGATGGCATGACTCCCACTCTCTGGGCTGCCTACCATGGCAACCTGGAGTCGCTGCGTGTCATCGTGAGCCGAGG GGGTGACCCAGACAAGTGCGACATCTGGGGCAACACGCCCCTGCACCTGGCAGCTTCCAACGGCCACCTGCACTGCCTCTCCTTCCTGGTGTCCTTCGGGGCCAACATCTGGTGCCTGGACAACGACTACCACACGCCGCTGGACATGGCCGCCATGAAGGGCCACATGGAGTGCGTGCGCTACCTGGACTCCATCGCGGCCAAGCAGAGCAGCCTCAACCCCAAGCTGGTGGGCAAGCTGAAGGACAAGGCCTTCCGCGAGGCCGAGCGGCGCATCCGCGAGTGCGCCAAGATGCAGCGCAAGCACCACGAGCGCATGGAGCGGCGCTACCGGCGCGAGCTGGCCGAGCGCTCGGACGCGCTCAGCTTCTCCAGCCTCACGTCCAGCACCCTGAGCCGCCGGCTGCAGCACCTGGCGCTGGGCAGCCAGCTGCCCTACTCGCAGGCCACGCTGCACGGCACGGCCAGGGGCAAGGCCAAGATCCAGCGGAAGCTGGAGCGGCGCAAGCAGGGCGGCGAGGGCACCTTCAAGATCTCCGAGGACGGCCGCAAGAGCGTGCGCTCGCTCTCCGGCCTGCAGCTGGGCAGCGACGTGATGTTCGTGCGCCAGGGCACCTACGCCAACCCCAAGGAGTGGGGCCGCTCCCCGCTCCGGGACATGTTCCTCTCCGACGAGGACAGCGTCTCCCGTGCCACGCTGGCGGCCGAGCCGGCCCACTCGGAGGTCAGCACCGACTCAGGCCACGACTCCCTGTTTACCCGGCCCGGCCTGGGCACCATGGTGTTCCGCAGGAACTACTTGAGCAGCGGGCTGCACGGGCTGGGCCGCGAGGACGCGGCGCCGGACGGCGGGGGCGCCCCGCGAGGGCGGCTGCAGAGCTCCCCCAGCCTGGATGACGACAGCCTGGGCAGTGCCAACAGCCTGCAGGACCGCAGCTGCGGGGAGGAGCTGCCCTGGGACGAGCTGGACTTGGGCCTGGATGAGGACCTGGAGCCCGAGACGAGCCCGCTGGAGACCTTCTTGGCTTCCCTGCACATGGAGGACTTCGCCTCTCTCCTGCGGCAGGAGAAGATTGACCTCGAGGCCTTGATGCTGTGCTCCGACCTTGACCTCCGCAGCATCAGCGTCCCCCTGGGGCCCCGCAAGAAGATTCTGGGGGccgtgaggaggaggaggcaggcgcTGGAACGCCCGCCGGCCCTGGAGGACACGGAGTTGTGA
- the USH1G gene encoding Usher syndrome type-1G protein isoform X3 produces MNDQYHRAARDGYLELLKEATRKELNAPDEDGMTPTLWAAYHGNLESLRVIVSRGGDPDKCDIWGNTPLHLAASNGHLHCLSFLVSFGANIWCLDNDYHTPLDMAAMKGHMECVRYLDSIAAKQSSLNPKLVGKLKDKAFREAERRIRECAKMQRKHHERMERRYRRELAERSDALSFSSLTSSTLSRRLQHLALGSQLPYSQATLHGTARGKAKIQRKLERRKQGGEGTFKISEDGRKSVRSLSGLQLGSDVMFVRQGTYANPKEWGRSPLRDMFLSDEDSVSRATLAAEPAHSEVSTDSGHDSLFTRPGLGTMVFRRNYLSSGLHGLGREDAAPDGGGAPRGRLQSSPSLDDDSLGSANSLQDRSCGEELPWDELDLGLDEDLEPETSPLETFLASLHMEDFASLLRQEKIDLEALMLCSDLDLRSISVPLGPRKKILGAVRRRRQALERPPALEDTEL; encoded by the exons ATGAACGACCAGTACCACCGGGCGGCCCGGGACGGCTACCTGGAGCTCCTCAAAGAGGCCACCAGGAAGGAGCTGAACGCCCCCGATGAGGATGGCATGACTCCCACTCTCTGGGCTGCCTACCATGGCAACCTGGAGTCGCTGCGTGTCATCGTGAGCCGAGG GGGTGACCCAGACAAGTGCGACATCTGGGGCAACACGCCCCTGCACCTGGCAGCTTCCAACGGCCACCTGCACTGCCTCTCCTTCCTGGTGTCCTTCGGGGCCAACATCTGGTGCCTGGACAACGACTACCACACGCCGCTGGACATGGCCGCCATGAAGGGCCACATGGAGTGCGTGCGCTACCTGGACTCCATCGCGGCCAAGCAGAGCAGCCTCAACCCCAAGCTGGTGGGCAAGCTGAAGGACAAGGCCTTCCGCGAGGCCGAGCGGCGCATCCGCGAGTGCGCCAAGATGCAGCGCAAGCACCACGAGCGCATGGAGCGGCGCTACCGGCGCGAGCTGGCCGAGCGCTCGGACGCGCTCAGCTTCTCCAGCCTCACGTCCAGCACCCTGAGCCGCCGGCTGCAGCACCTGGCGCTGGGCAGCCAGCTGCCCTACTCGCAGGCCACGCTGCACGGCACGGCCAGGGGCAAGGCCAAGATCCAGCGGAAGCTGGAGCGGCGCAAGCAGGGCGGCGAGGGCACCTTCAAGATCTCCGAGGACGGCCGCAAGAGCGTGCGCTCGCTCTCCGGCCTGCAGCTGGGCAGCGACGTGATGTTCGTGCGCCAGGGCACCTACGCCAACCCCAAGGAGTGGGGCCGCTCCCCGCTCCGGGACATGTTCCTCTCCGACGAGGACAGCGTCTCCCGTGCCACGCTGGCGGCCGAGCCGGCCCACTCGGAGGTCAGCACCGACTCAGGCCACGACTCCCTGTTTACCCGGCCCGGCCTGGGCACCATGGTGTTCCGCAGGAACTACTTGAGCAGCGGGCTGCACGGGCTGGGCCGCGAGGACGCGGCGCCGGACGGCGGGGGCGCCCCGCGAGGGCGGCTGCAGAGCTCCCCCAGCCTGGATGACGACAGCCTGGGCAGTGCCAACAGCCTGCAGGACCGCAGCTGCGGGGAGGAGCTGCCCTGGGACGAGCTGGACTTGGGCCTGGATGAGGACCTGGAGCCCGAGACGAGCCCGCTGGAGACCTTCTTGGCTTCCCTGCACATGGAGGACTTCGCCTCTCTCCTGCGGCAGGAGAAGATTGACCTCGAGGCCTTGATGCTGTGCTCCGACCTTGACCTCCGCAGCATCAGCGTCCCCCTGGGGCCCCGCAAGAAGATTCTGGGGGccgtgaggaggaggaggcaggcgcTGGAACGCCCGCCGGCCCTGGAGGACACGGAGTT GTAA
- the USH1G gene encoding Usher syndrome type-1G protein isoform X1, which yields MIHLFSELNLGNREREQDKPGAMNDQYHRAARDGYLELLKEATRKELNAPDEDGMTPTLWAAYHGNLESLRVIVSRGGDPDKCDIWGNTPLHLAASNGHLHCLSFLVSFGANIWCLDNDYHTPLDMAAMKGHMECVRYLDSIAAKQSSLNPKLVGKLKDKAFREAERRIRECAKMQRKHHERMERRYRRELAERSDALSFSSLTSSTLSRRLQHLALGSQLPYSQATLHGTARGKAKIQRKLERRKQGGEGTFKISEDGRKSVRSLSGLQLGSDVMFVRQGTYANPKEWGRSPLRDMFLSDEDSVSRATLAAEPAHSEVSTDSGHDSLFTRPGLGTMVFRRNYLSSGLHGLGREDAAPDGGGAPRGRLQSSPSLDDDSLGSANSLQDRSCGEELPWDELDLGLDEDLEPETSPLETFLASLHMEDFASLLRQEKIDLEALMLCSDLDLRSISVPLGPRKKILGAVRRRRQALERPPALEDTEL from the exons ATGATCCATCTTTTCTCCGAGCTGAATTTAGGGAACAGAGAGCGGGAGCAAGATAAG CCAGGCGCCATGAACGACCAGTACCACCGGGCGGCCCGGGACGGCTACCTGGAGCTCCTCAAAGAGGCCACCAGGAAGGAGCTGAACGCCCCCGATGAGGATGGCATGACTCCCACTCTCTGGGCTGCCTACCATGGCAACCTGGAGTCGCTGCGTGTCATCGTGAGCCGAGG GGGTGACCCAGACAAGTGCGACATCTGGGGCAACACGCCCCTGCACCTGGCAGCTTCCAACGGCCACCTGCACTGCCTCTCCTTCCTGGTGTCCTTCGGGGCCAACATCTGGTGCCTGGACAACGACTACCACACGCCGCTGGACATGGCCGCCATGAAGGGCCACATGGAGTGCGTGCGCTACCTGGACTCCATCGCGGCCAAGCAGAGCAGCCTCAACCCCAAGCTGGTGGGCAAGCTGAAGGACAAGGCCTTCCGCGAGGCCGAGCGGCGCATCCGCGAGTGCGCCAAGATGCAGCGCAAGCACCACGAGCGCATGGAGCGGCGCTACCGGCGCGAGCTGGCCGAGCGCTCGGACGCGCTCAGCTTCTCCAGCCTCACGTCCAGCACCCTGAGCCGCCGGCTGCAGCACCTGGCGCTGGGCAGCCAGCTGCCCTACTCGCAGGCCACGCTGCACGGCACGGCCAGGGGCAAGGCCAAGATCCAGCGGAAGCTGGAGCGGCGCAAGCAGGGCGGCGAGGGCACCTTCAAGATCTCCGAGGACGGCCGCAAGAGCGTGCGCTCGCTCTCCGGCCTGCAGCTGGGCAGCGACGTGATGTTCGTGCGCCAGGGCACCTACGCCAACCCCAAGGAGTGGGGCCGCTCCCCGCTCCGGGACATGTTCCTCTCCGACGAGGACAGCGTCTCCCGTGCCACGCTGGCGGCCGAGCCGGCCCACTCGGAGGTCAGCACCGACTCAGGCCACGACTCCCTGTTTACCCGGCCCGGCCTGGGCACCATGGTGTTCCGCAGGAACTACTTGAGCAGCGGGCTGCACGGGCTGGGCCGCGAGGACGCGGCGCCGGACGGCGGGGGCGCCCCGCGAGGGCGGCTGCAGAGCTCCCCCAGCCTGGATGACGACAGCCTGGGCAGTGCCAACAGCCTGCAGGACCGCAGCTGCGGGGAGGAGCTGCCCTGGGACGAGCTGGACTTGGGCCTGGATGAGGACCTGGAGCCCGAGACGAGCCCGCTGGAGACCTTCTTGGCTTCCCTGCACATGGAGGACTTCGCCTCTCTCCTGCGGCAGGAGAAGATTGACCTCGAGGCCTTGATGCTGTGCTCCGACCTTGACCTCCGCAGCATCAGCGTCCCCCTGGGGCCCCGCAAGAAGATTCTGGGGGccgtgaggaggaggaggcaggcgcTGGAACGCCCGCCGGCCCTGGAGGACACGGAGTT GTAA
- the OTOP2 gene encoding proton channel OTOP2, with translation MSEESTPGPKESPPAQPRAGSREVWKKGGRLLSVLLAVNVLLLACTLISGGAFNKVAVYDTDVFALLTTMMLLASLWILFYLLRTVRCPNAVPYRDAHAGPIWLRGGLVLFGICTLVMDVFKTGYYSSFFECQSAIKILHPLTQAVFVIVQTYFLWVSSKDCIHVHLDLTRCGLMFTLTTNLAIWMAAVVDESVHQTHSYDSSHSNTSHLRLALDPERAGSSVGGDCSCNTAICQIFQQGYFYLYPFNIEYSLFASTMLYVMWKNVGRLLASSTHGHGHGHTPSRVSLFRETLFAGPILGLMLFVVGLAVFIIYEVQVSAEGGRLQQALVIYYSFNIICLGLMTLVSLSGSVIYRFDRRAMDHHKNPTRTLDVALLMGAALGQYAISYYSIVAVVVGTPRDLLGALNLAHALLMIAQHTFQNVFIIESLHRGPPGAEPHDTTPKEPCHGLTFANLDALHTLPGCPPTPRLVGTNPVGPQEAVAIILAPRGHWRRRCLKDISLFLLLCNVILWIMPAFGARPHFSNTVEVDFYGYSLWAAIVNICLPFGIFYRMHAVSSLLEVYVLS, from the exons ATGTCCGAGGAGTCGACCCCGGGCCCCAAGGAGAGCCCGCCGGCCCAGCCACGGGCAGGCTCCCGCGAGGTGTGGAAGAAGGGCGGCCGCCTCCTGTCCGTGCTGCTGGCCGTGAACGTGCTGCTGCTCGCCTGCACGCTCATCAGTGGCGGCGCCTTCAACAAGGTGGCGGTGTACGACACCGACGTGTTCGCGCTGCTCACCACCATGATGCTGCTCGCCTCCCTCTGGATCCTCTTCTACCTCCTGCGGACCGTGCGCTGCCCCAACGCCGTCCCCTACCGGGACGCGCACGCCGGCCCCATCTGGCTCCGAG GTGGGCTGGTGCTGTTTGGGATCTGCACTCTTGTCATGGATGTCTTCAAGACTGGCTACTACTCCAGTTTCTTTGAGTGCCAGTCGGCCATCAAGATCCTGCACCCTCTCACCCAGGCTGTGTTTGTCATCGTCCAG ACTTACTTTCTCTGGGTCTCCTCGAAAGACTGTATTCACGTCCATCTGGATCTGACCCG GTGCGGTCTCATGTTCACCCTCACCACAAACCTGGCCATCTGGATGGCAGCTGTGGTGGACGAGTCCGTGCACCAGACCCACTCCTATGATAGTTCCCACAGCAACACCAGCCACCTTCGCCTTGCCCTTGACC CGGAGCGTGCAGGCAGCTCGGTGGGAGGAGACTGTTCCTGCAACACGGCCATCTGCCAGATCTTCCAGCAGGGCTACTTCTACCTGTATCCCTTCAACATTGAGTACAGCCTGTTTGCGTCCACCATGCTGTACGTCATGTGGAAGAACGTGGGCAGGCTGCTGGCCTCCTCCAcccacggccacggccacggccacaCCCCTTCCCGGGTCAGCCTCTTCCGGGAGACCCTTTTCGCTGGCCCGATCCTGGGCCTGATGCTCTTCGTGGTGGGGCTGGCCGTCTTCATCATCTACGAGGTCCAAGTGAGTGCGGAGGGGGGCCGCCTCCAGCAGGCCCTGGTCATCTACTACAGCTTCAACATCATCTGTCTGGGGCTCATGACCTTGGTCAGCCTGAGCGGCTCCGTCATCTACCGCTTTGATCGCCGGGCCATGGATCACCATAAGAACCCCACTCGGACCCTGGATGTGGCGCTGCTGATGGGCGCCGCCCTGGGCCAGTACGCGATCTCCTACTACTCTATCGTAGCTGTGGTGGTGGGCACACCCAGGGACCTGCTGGGGGCGCTCAACCTAGCCCATGCTCTACTCATGATTGCCCAGCACACCTTCCAGAATGTGTTCATCATCGAAAGCCTCCACCGGGGACCGCCCGGGGCTGAGCCCCATGATACCACCCCCAAAGAACCCTGCCATGGTCTTACCTTTGCCAACCTGGATGCCCTCCACACCTTGCCTGGCTGCCCACCCACTCCTAGGCTGGTCGGCACCAACCCAGTGGGCCCTCAGGAAGCAGTGGCCATCATCTTGGCCCCCAGGGGCCACTGGAGACGCCGGTGCCTGAAGgacatttctctgtttctcctgctcTGCAATGTCATC